The nucleotide sequence AATTTCATCGGTGTAGATGTCGTGCAATCTGACGCAATGCTTAATTCGTTCATGTGTACGCTGCATGAGATGATGAAATACAGCCACCATCAACCACTGTATTTTGTTATTGAAAATTCAGGCGCTACAGTTGATGAGTTAGCATTTGAATTTTCTCTCAAATGGAGCGGAATAAGCCATGACAATCGTCAAATGCAAGCTCAAACAAGGCATAAGTGGTTGCTAAAAAAATCAGTAAATTCAATTTTAGACAAAATATCAACTATCTCTGTTAGCGAACTAGAGCCTTTTGTATTTACTGATGGTGGCGCGATTATTTTGGCTGAGTGACCTTCAGAGCGCCGGCACCTTATGCGCATAGGCCAGAGCGTTATCGTCGCTCACTCACGGAATGAATAATTTTCAGTGGGTGTACGTAACGAGTTATGCCGGAGTCAAGGGGGTGAAGTACTTGAAAGTCATTGCGATAATTTAAAGTACCCCCTGGGTAGGTAGGGGGCGTCTCAGGATTCGGAATTTAAAGCACGCTAAGGAATGCTCTAACCAGCAACTGCAAGGCTTTGCGCTAGGCAGTTATTGCTCGACGCGGGGTTATGGTCGTTCTCGAAACTCGGCAGTTCCAGCTAATGGTTACGAGAGCGGTTTTCAAGAATGGCATAGGCAAGACCAGCACTGGCGTAGCCTTCTTTCTCACGGCGGCTTCTCGAAAACGATCCTTTTTGAGAGTGGCAGCTACGCCAACATGCTCAACGTGCTTTAAATTCCGTTTCCTGAGACACCCCAACTAAAGCGGCAGCGGGCTAGATAAAACTAAAGGGGTCGGAGTGAATAAATTTTGATCAGCTAGGCTAGTGGTTGACGAGATTGGCAAAGGAGCTTGCCATGCCCAGAAAACAACGGATGTATCTTCCTGGCGTGCCGGCGCACGTGGTGCAGCGCGGCAATAATCGCGAGGCCTGCTTTTTCCAGGATGAAGACTACCAGTTCTACCTTGCGGTGCTGGGCGATGCATTGAGGCGTTACCGGGTGCAATTGCATGCTTACGTGCTGATGACCAACCATGTGCATCTTCTAATGACGCCCGCTGACGAGTCGGGCATTTCCCGCGTGATGCAGCATCTGGGCCGCATGTATGTTTTGTATGTGAATCGCACTTACCGGCGTTCAGGCACCTTGTGGGAAGGTCGGCACAAGGCCAGCCTGATCAACGCTGCTGAGTACTTACTGACGTGCTACAGGTATATCGAATTGAACCCTGTACGTGCGGGAATGGTTACCGTGCCTGAGGCGTATCGCTGGTCAAGCTAC is from Pseudomonas sp. TMP9 and encodes:
- a CDS encoding transposase, producing the protein MPRKQRMYLPGVPAHVVQRGNNREACFFQDEDYQFYLAVLGDALRRYRVQLHAYVLMTNHVHLLMTPADESGISRVMQHLGRMYVLYVNRTYRRSGTLWEGRHKASLINAAEYLLTCYRYIELNPVRAGMVTVPEAYRWSSYGWHGWGKTDPLISDHALYQGLAYNELERQCAYRALFAGHLEPNAIHVMREASAHNYPLGNDRFRESIAIQLGRSVGYQGSGRPVVKNKSLRPL